In Odontesthes bonariensis isolate fOdoBon6 chromosome 6, fOdoBon6.hap1, whole genome shotgun sequence, one genomic interval encodes:
- the adam28 gene encoding disintegrin and metalloproteinase domain-containing protein 28, translating into MTPKLLLWIFILNASFKLSESHSSEFEEEKGYEVVQPVRLHTVRKRNAEHLRPATIKYGMTVAGKDIEMQLEKNDELLTKDYTETYYHEDGTRVTTIPDDIDHCYYHGKIINDSESSVSISTCDGLRGYFRTSAQRYLIEPLSGDDQGDHAVMTFNDKNFTPAVCGVTNTSWSDDFEPPTSLSRSRSASISIVQQQKYIELVLVADNRVYVKMKRDEAALRKRIFEIVNFVNMAYKPLRTYIALVGIEIWSYMDLISVTSPAGANLDAFMRWRNSDLMKRKKHDNAHLISGIDFDGSTVGLAFIGTLCSGHSVGVVQDHNDRAIAVGATLAHEMGHNLGMNHDDSSGCVCSGDSCIMAAALSWNVPRTFSSCSSNNYERYLINRSPNCLLDKPNYKNIVASAVCGNGFMEEGEQCDCGTVEECTNPCCNATTCKMAEGAQCAAGECCENCKITPRTTECRRKQNDCDLAEYCNGKSATCSEDVFAVNGLPCDGGQGYCYNGQCPQRSNQCVKLYGGSAIEARQSCYSQNTRGTNFGFCKRLSEDQFIPCQQQDLLCGKLFCHGGNANPNYGRMVGIGDCKAAFFDDHNADYGQVDTGTKCGDGKVCSQNECMDLERAYRNVNCSAKCPGHAVCNHRSECQCEPGWLPPNCDSQDKAFNSLSTGATVAISVAVILVVLGIVFGVVGFMWKKRQSPILPITRTQRKQPTVKSSAPHINNKPVISQPSAARQAARPKPKGAPPPPPPAGNRPKPPSQNYTAARQALRPVPPPKV; encoded by the exons ATGACACCAAAACTCCTGTTGTGGATCTTTATCCTAAATGCCTCGTTCAAGCTTTCAG AAAGCCACAGTTCTGAGTTTGAAGAGGAGAAGGGCTACGAGGTGGTTCAACCTGTCAGACTTCACACAGTGAGAAAAAGAAATGCAGAG cacCTCAGACCAGCGACGATTAAATATGGAATGACTGTGGCAGGAAAGGACATCGAAATGCAACTAGAAAAAAATGA TGAATTACTCACCAAAGACTACACTGAAACTTACTACCATGAAGATGGAACTCGAGTCACCACAATTCCAGACGACATT GATCACTGCTACTACCATGGAAAGATCATAAATGACAGTGAATCATCTGTTAGCATCAGCACTTGTGATGGACTCAG GGGTTACTTCAGAACATCTGCCCAGAGATACCTGATTGAGCCTCTCTCTGGTGACGACCAGGGGGATCATGCAGTGATGACTTTTAATGACAAGAACTTCACGCCTGCGGTGTGTGGCGTGACCAACACAAGCTGGAGTGATGACTTTGAACCTCCAACGAGCCTCAGCCGTTCCAGATCAGCG AGTATTTCCATTGTCCAGCAACAGAAATACATTGAGCTCGTCCTTGTTGCTGATAATCGTGTG TACGTGAAGATGAAAAGAGATGAGGCAGCGCTGAGAAAGAGAATTTTTGAAATCGTCAACTTTGTCAATATG GCATACAAACCCCTGAGAACCTACATTGCTCTGGTGGGTATAGAGATCTGGTCTTATATGGACCTGATCTCTGTGACCTCTCCAGCCGGAGCCAACTTGGACGCTTTCATGAGGTGGAGGAACTCTGACTTaatgaagaggaaaaaacatGACAACGCACATCTCATCAG TGGAATTGACTTTGATGGATCAACTGTTGGTCTCGCTTTCATCGGGACACTCTGTTCCGGCCACTCAGTCGGGGTAGTACAG GATCACAATGACCGTGCCATTGCAGTGGGAGCGACACTGGCCCATGAGATGGGCCATAACCTGGGTATGAATCATGATGACTCCAGTGGTTGTGTTTGTTCTGGAGATAGTTGCATTATGGCTGCAGCCCTCAG CTGGAATGTTCCTCGCACCTTCagtagctgcagcagcaacaactatgAGAGGTACCTGATAAACCGCAGTCCCAACTGCCTGCTGGACAAACCCAACTACAAGAACATTGTGGCTTCTGCAGTCTGTGGCAACGGATTTATGGAGGAAGGAGAGCAGTGTGACTGTGGCACTGTGGAG GAGTGCACCAACCCATGCTGCAATGCCACCACCTGCAAGATGGCAGAGGGTGCACAGTGTGCTGCAGGCGAGTGCTGTGAGAACTGTAAG ATCACGCCTCGCACCACAGAGTGCCGCAGGAAGCAGAATGACTGTGATCTGGCAGAATACTGCAATGGGAAGAGCGCCACCTGTTCTGAGGACGTGTTTGCTGTGAACGGGCTCCCATGTGATGGCGGTCAGGGATACTGCTACAACGGCCAGTGTCCACAGAGGTCAAACCAGTGCGTCAAGCTTTATGGAGGAA GTGCCATAGAGGCCCGTCAGTCCTGCTACAGCCAGAACACCAGAGGAACCAACTTTGGCTTCTGTAAACGTCTCTCAGAAGACCAGTTCATCCCCTGCCAGCAGCA AGATCTTTTGTGTGGGAAGCTGTTCTGCCACGGTGGTAATGCCAACCCAAACTACGGCCGCATGGTTGGTATCGGGGACTGCAAGGCAGCTTTCTTTGATGATCACAACGCAGACTACGGCCAGGTGGACACAGGGACTAAATGTGGAGATGGAAAG GTGTGCAGCCAGAATGAGTGCATGGATCTTGAGAGGGCTTACAGAAACGTAAACTGCTCTGCAAAATGCCCGGGTCATGCT GTGTGCAATCACAGAAGTGAGTGTCAGTGTGAGCCTGGCTGGTTGCCTCCTAACTGTGATTCACAGGATAAAGCGTTCAATTCTCTTTCTACTG GAGCAACTGTCGCCATCTCTGTGGCGGTTATTCTAGTGGTCCTAGGGATAGTTTTTGGTGTGGTGGGGTTCATGTGGAAGAAACGACAAAGTCCCATATTACCTAT TACACGGACACAGAGGAAACAGCCAACCGTGAAAAGCTCTGCTCCTCATATCAACAATAAGCCAGTGATCAGCCAGCCCTCCGCCGCCAGACAG GCTGCAAGACCGAAGCCCAAAGGAGCtccacctccaccacctccagCAGGGAACAGACCCAAACCTCCGAGTCAGAACTACACAGCTGCACGTCAG GCTCTGAGACCAGTGCCTCCTCCAAAAGTGTGA